The Zingiber officinale cultivar Zhangliang chromosome 9A, Zo_v1.1, whole genome shotgun sequence genome window below encodes:
- the LOC122019284 gene encoding uncharacterized protein LOC122019284, whose product MAYPQGNGQAEVANREILRVLHARHNHMGGSWVDELRSALWALHMTLKEATGITPFQLVYGGEAVFPMEVAVESDWVQRYDYGNGKRRLMELDLVDKAREKVVVRLTAY is encoded by the coding sequence ATGGCCTACCCTCAAGGCAATGGGCAAGCAGAAgttgccaatcgggagatcctcagagtCTTACACGCTCGGCACAACCACATGGGAGGCAGTTGGGTTGACGAGCTCCGTAGTGCGCTGTGGGCTCTCCACATGACTCTGAAGGAGGCGACCGGCATAACTCCGTTCCAGttggtgtacggcggtgaagcagTTTTCCCCATGGAGGTCGCAGTAGAATCCGATTGGGTGCAACGCTATGACTATGGGAACGGCAAACGAAGGCtgatggagctggacttggtggataAAGCAAGGGAAAAAGTCGTCGTGCGGCTAACTGCATACTGA